From a single Leptospira levettii genomic region:
- a CDS encoding PP2C family protein-serine/threonine phosphatase, with protein sequence MRILSFFFPIFFSTIFSLVAEPVSISADTIVSLSENWTFTTNEITRPITVGKGLSSQGFLPPVHGYYETTFTFKPNKKPLGIYLDRVQEIDTLVVNGITLGQTGKILPDGSYFPNWYYKRLYYIPNVVLKENSQNQLKIEIHFRNQTFQGGIFRRIPVMGNYDKLQELILLEDGRDFCFIMLFFGIGAYQIFSILLKRQAKTNFYLLLSTLFFVMWRLPLLNISYTYTDLSFFFWLKLFFTSQSLLPVSIFLFSYSLFQNKLYLKERLLVIFLISIAFIQTWDIELPTRILLLRIWEFTLLLVVFFVLRAVIRAARAKKTEAYFLSVGFVCICIGATFDIIIDVTSGKNIYLTQYGFLILMILSGVAISYRNAKNESELSILTKDLEQRVRERTIELREKNQDLEQDLFFASQLQSYLLPKNHPKTEGIRIHTTYLPMRQVGGDLYDWVELDENRLILLIADVAGHGVPAAFVSSMVKVQFRESTKSIHSPKLILEHMNQALTSLVSRYFITACCALVDTKENTIIFSTAGHPNPILYNKIRKSFEFMNIKGPIIGWKESFTFTEWKHQIQKGDRYFFFTDGVTEARAENKLFGEGKILDLLEKGKNKDIKSLSQEIVVQITKYSDAELKDDVTFFFVDII encoded by the coding sequence ATGAGAATTCTCTCATTTTTTTTTCCAATTTTTTTCTCTACGATCTTTTCCCTCGTGGCAGAACCAGTCTCTATCAGTGCTGATACAATTGTATCTCTCTCTGAAAATTGGACATTTACCACGAATGAAATCACACGTCCCATTACAGTAGGAAAAGGTCTATCCTCACAAGGATTTCTTCCTCCCGTCCATGGTTATTATGAAACCACTTTTACATTTAAACCAAACAAAAAACCTCTAGGTATTTACTTAGACCGTGTTCAAGAGATAGACACACTCGTTGTGAATGGAATCACACTGGGTCAAACTGGTAAAATTTTACCAGATGGATCGTATTTTCCCAATTGGTATTACAAACGACTTTATTACATACCCAATGTAGTTCTCAAAGAAAATTCTCAAAACCAATTAAAAATCGAAATTCATTTTCGAAACCAAACATTCCAAGGTGGAATTTTCAGAAGAATCCCTGTTATGGGAAATTATGACAAATTACAAGAACTGATTCTCTTGGAAGATGGAAGAGATTTTTGTTTTATCATGTTGTTCTTTGGAATTGGTGCCTATCAAATTTTTTCAATTTTATTAAAACGCCAGGCAAAAACAAATTTTTACTTATTATTATCAACATTATTCTTTGTTATGTGGAGACTTCCATTACTCAATATTAGTTATACATATACAGATTTAAGTTTTTTCTTTTGGTTAAAATTATTTTTTACCTCTCAATCATTATTGCCTGTATCAATATTCTTATTCAGTTATTCGCTTTTTCAAAACAAACTTTATTTAAAAGAAAGATTGTTAGTCATTTTTCTTATCTCAATTGCTTTTATCCAAACTTGGGATATTGAATTGCCTACTAGAATTTTGTTACTTAGAATTTGGGAATTTACACTTTTACTAGTAGTCTTTTTTGTATTAAGAGCTGTCATTCGGGCAGCACGAGCTAAAAAAACAGAAGCTTACTTTTTATCAGTAGGTTTTGTTTGTATTTGTATTGGAGCAACATTTGATATCATCATCGATGTTACATCTGGCAAAAATATTTATTTAACTCAATATGGATTTTTAATCCTGATGATCCTATCTGGTGTCGCCATTTCCTATCGAAATGCCAAAAATGAATCGGAACTTTCGATTCTCACAAAAGACTTAGAACAAAGAGTTCGCGAAAGAACAATAGAACTCCGAGAAAAAAACCAAGATCTCGAACAAGACTTATTTTTTGCATCACAACTCCAAAGTTATTTGTTACCCAAAAATCACCCAAAAACCGAAGGGATTCGAATCCATACAACTTATCTGCCAATGAGGCAAGTGGGCGGCGACTTATATGATTGGGTTGAGTTGGATGAAAATAGATTAATTTTACTGATTGCAGATGTTGCTGGGCATGGTGTTCCAGCAGCTTTCGTATCATCAATGGTAAAAGTGCAATTTCGTGAATCCACCAAATCCATTCATTCTCCAAAACTCATTTTGGAACATATGAACCAAGCACTTACTTCTCTTGTTAGTCGTTATTTCATAACCGCCTGTTGTGCATTAGTGGATACTAAGGAAAACACAATTATTTTTTCTACCGCAGGGCATCCTAATCCAATTTTATATAACAAAATCCGAAAATCTTTTGAATTTATGAATATTAAGGGCCCCATCATCGGATGGAAAGAAAGTTTCACATTCACTGAATGGAAACACCAAATTCAAAAAGGTGATCGGTATTTCTTTTTTACAGACGGAGTAACAGAAGCTAGGGCTGAAAATAAATTATTTGGTGAAGGCAAAATTCTTGATTTATTAGAGAAAGGTAAAAACAAAGACATCAAATCTTTATCACAAGAAATAGTTGTGCAAATCACCAAATATTCTGATGCAGAATTAAAAGATGATGTCACCTTTTTCTTTGTTGATATAATCTAA
- a CDS encoding hydrogen peroxide-inducible genes activator: MTITQLRYIVALDQFKSFAKAAEHCLVAQPTLSLQIQKVEQELGFDLFDRKKNPIITTKLGKEVVEQAKSTLKEADKLYEIAGQWKDEPAGNISLGIIPTVSNYLIPSIYKKLQSEFPKVNFRISELPTLTIIEKLESDEIDLGILATPLKISNIVEHQLYYEPFVVYYPKDAKEKSTSVSMKHIEKYPLLVLGEEHCFRHQSLKICNRNALAKIESGSVETLKRMVDMGIGVTLLPKLAVDKVSERIVPFQSPEPAREISLVYKKGFYKTKILNKLTNLILNVIPKEYHKKEKFKVIGVSIGQD, encoded by the coding sequence ATGACAATTACTCAACTTCGATACATAGTTGCTTTAGATCAGTTTAAAAGTTTTGCAAAAGCCGCCGAACATTGTTTAGTTGCTCAGCCTACTTTAAGTTTACAGATTCAAAAAGTAGAACAAGAACTTGGTTTTGATTTATTTGATCGAAAAAAAAATCCTATCATCACAACAAAATTAGGGAAAGAGGTGGTCGAACAAGCAAAATCAACTTTGAAGGAAGCTGATAAATTATATGAAATTGCCGGGCAATGGAAAGACGAACCTGCTGGGAATATATCACTCGGAATCATACCAACAGTAAGTAATTATTTAATCCCTTCAATCTATAAAAAGTTACAGTCAGAATTTCCCAAAGTTAATTTTAGAATTTCTGAATTACCAACACTTACCATCATTGAAAAATTGGAATCAGATGAGATTGATTTAGGAATCCTCGCAACTCCACTAAAAATTTCCAATATCGTTGAACACCAACTCTATTATGAGCCCTTTGTTGTTTATTATCCAAAAGATGCGAAAGAGAAATCAACTTCAGTTTCAATGAAACATATTGAAAAATATCCATTATTAGTTTTAGGAGAGGAACATTGTTTTCGCCATCAGTCTTTGAAGATATGTAATCGGAATGCATTGGCAAAAATTGAAAGTGGAAGTGTTGAAACCTTAAAGCGGATGGTGGACATGGGGATTGGAGTTACCTTATTACCAAAATTGGCAGTTGATAAAGTTTCGGAACGTATTGTTCCTTTCCAGTCACCAGAACCAGCAAGAGAAATCAGTTTGGTATACAAAAAAGGATTTTATAAAACAAAAATTTTAAATAAACTTACGAATTTAATACTGAATGTGATCCCAAAAGAGTATCATAAAAAAGAAAAATTTAAAGTCATTGGGGTGTCCATAGGGCAAGATTAG
- the ahpC gene encoding alkyl hydroperoxide reductase subunit C: protein MSNINTQIPDFTTEAFHNGAFKKISKKDVLGKWSVFVFYPADFTFVCPTELGDVADHYEELQKMGVEVYSVSTDTHFVHKAWHEASDTIKKIKFPMLGDASGKITRGFGVMIEDDGQALRGTFVVNPEGVIKTAEIHDLGIGRSAEELVRKVQAAQYVANNDGEVCPAKWKPGNTTLKPGLDLVGKI from the coding sequence ATGTCCAATATCAACACACAAATTCCAGACTTCACAACAGAGGCTTTCCATAACGGTGCCTTCAAAAAAATCAGCAAAAAAGACGTACTCGGAAAATGGTCTGTTTTTGTTTTTTATCCTGCTGACTTTACCTTTGTCTGCCCAACTGAACTTGGTGATGTAGCAGATCATTACGAAGAACTTCAAAAGATGGGTGTAGAAGTGTATTCTGTTTCTACGGATACTCACTTTGTTCACAAAGCATGGCATGAAGCAAGTGACACAATCAAAAAAATCAAATTCCCAATGTTAGGTGATGCATCAGGAAAAATCACAAGGGGATTCGGGGTTATGATTGAAGATGATGGTCAAGCACTTAGAGGAACATTTGTAGTGAACCCAGAGGGAGTCATCAAAACTGCTGAAATCCATGATCTTGGAATCGGAAGATCAGCTGAAGAGTTGGTTCGTAAAGTACAAGCTGCTCAGTATGTTGCAAACAATGACGGAGAAGTTTGTCCTGCAAAATGGAAACCAGGTAATACAACATTGAAGCCAGGTCTTGACTTGGTAGGAAAAATCTAA
- the ahpF gene encoding alkyl hydroperoxide reductase subunit F, with the protein MLDESTKQQVKQYFERIKNPITIQLYSGEHEKREELVSFLNDILSLSPLIKLENSNDLSDGLRFSILSNGNPTGIHFSGIPMGHEFTSFILAILQSGGNPIKLEEGILSAVSKLNGEFRFETFISLDCHNCPEVVQTLNSFALVNSNISHNMIDGAMYPDLVKERNIQGVPAVYLNGERFLSGKAEASVIFDKLLELYSIPSASDSKEEMENPKQVYDVTVIGGGPSGVTAAVYAARKGLNTLVIADRLGGQVKDTLGIENIISVPYTTGPELTHVLANQLDKNQIRKKENVRVQKIEPGQIKIIHLNTGEKIHTKTVILSTGAKWRELNVPGEKEFVGKGVAYCPHCDGPFFKDKDVAVVGGGNSGVEAALDLSGIVKSVTLVEFGDKLNADKVLLDKVASSPNIKTLIKAQTTEIQTGEDKVTGLTYKDRSTEEISTIPLDGVFVQIGLVPNSSFVKDLVATNRFGEILVDEKCKTNVDGIFACGDVTNTPYKQIIIAMGEGAKAAISAFEYLLHVA; encoded by the coding sequence ATGTTAGATGAATCAACAAAACAACAAGTAAAACAATATTTTGAAAGAATTAAAAATCCGATAACAATTCAATTGTATTCTGGTGAACATGAAAAAAGAGAAGAACTTGTTAGTTTTCTAAATGATATTTTGTCGTTGAGTCCACTCATAAAACTTGAAAACTCAAATGATTTGTCTGATGGACTCCGGTTTTCTATTTTGTCGAACGGAAACCCAACTGGAATTCATTTTTCTGGAATCCCAATGGGTCACGAATTCACATCTTTTATATTGGCAATCCTACAATCTGGAGGGAATCCAATCAAATTAGAAGAAGGAATTTTATCCGCAGTATCAAAGTTAAATGGTGAATTTCGATTTGAAACTTTCATTTCACTTGATTGCCATAATTGTCCAGAGGTTGTGCAAACCCTAAATAGTTTTGCATTGGTGAACTCAAATATTTCTCACAATATGATTGATGGTGCGATGTATCCAGATTTGGTAAAAGAAAGGAATATCCAGGGAGTTCCTGCTGTTTACTTAAATGGCGAACGATTCCTAAGTGGAAAAGCAGAAGCATCTGTCATCTTTGATAAACTTTTGGAACTTTATTCCATTCCTTCTGCAAGTGATTCGAAAGAAGAAATGGAAAATCCAAAACAAGTTTATGATGTGACTGTGATTGGAGGTGGACCATCGGGAGTAACTGCTGCAGTTTACGCTGCAAGAAAAGGATTGAATACCCTTGTGATTGCAGATCGATTGGGTGGTCAAGTAAAGGATACCTTGGGAATCGAAAATATTATATCTGTTCCTTACACAACAGGTCCAGAACTAACTCATGTGTTGGCAAATCAACTTGATAAAAATCAAATTAGAAAAAAAGAGAATGTCCGCGTTCAAAAAATTGAACCAGGGCAAATCAAAATCATTCATTTAAATACTGGTGAAAAAATCCATACCAAAACGGTTATCCTCTCAACAGGTGCTAAGTGGAGAGAACTAAATGTGCCTGGAGAAAAGGAATTTGTTGGTAAAGGAGTTGCATATTGTCCACATTGTGACGGTCCGTTTTTTAAAGATAAGGATGTGGCTGTTGTGGGTGGTGGTAACTCTGGAGTAGAAGCAGCCCTAGATTTAAGTGGAATAGTGAAATCTGTAACCTTGGTTGAGTTTGGTGATAAATTAAACGCAGACAAAGTATTATTAGATAAAGTAGCTAGTTCACCTAATATAAAAACTTTAATAAAAGCACAGACAACAGAAATCCAAACTGGTGAAGATAAAGTAACAGGATTAACCTACAAAGATCGATCGACAGAAGAGATATCTACAATTCCTTTGGATGGTGTTTTTGTCCAAATTGGACTCGTACCAAACAGTAGTTTTGTGAAAGATTTGGTCGCAACCAATCGATTTGGGGAAATTTTGGTCGATGAAAAATGTAAAACCAATGTGGATGGAATATTTGCTTGTGGGGATGTTACCAATACTCCTTACAAACAAATTATCATTGCGATGGGAGAGGGCGCAAAGGCAGCAATTAGTGCTTTTGAGTATCTTTTACACGTGGCCTGA